ACTAGGCCGGGCTCAGGGCGTGGGGATGAGAAGGTCCGAGGTCGGGGGCGCAAGATGTTGCTGCGAGTGATGGATTTCTGGGCTCTGGCCCGACCGGCCTCTGCTGCTGCCCTCTTCTCGATATGGCTGTTCCAGAAGTTCTTGATGTCGTTCGCTGTCCTTCCCGGTAGCCTACCCGCAATCAGGGACCATCTGAAATATCAAGTAtacaaattgaaatattctaGTAAAAGATGGAGTGTgaaatatacaattatacataatgatttcttccattttggaAGAAAGTGTTAGGAATACAATaaggaaataaatttttaatgtaacATGTATTGTTTAGCCAGGAAAAGTTTGTTTTAAATGGTGCATCACATGATATTTCTTTCCTAAATCggatatactactagtactactactatctaATTATTGGATACCAGAATCAttgaaaaaaaacagagatttTTCAACCTTGCATTTAAGACAATATGAGATCACTAAAGGGCTGTTATCTAACTTGTCGAGCTCCGAACATGCGTGCATTTATGAACATCACATTGTATACTAAATTAACCCTTTTTTATGGTAGAAGTGTGCATAATAATGCAAACCCTCTGATAATTTCTCCTTTCCATGTAACTAATAATCGATGATTGGGGTGTGATATTGCAATTGGCAATTTTAACATTGAagattcaaaaaaaattcggATACAAGCAAACGACTAAAAATTCTTTTAGTTTCACACAAAGTGCAAAGTTTCAAGGCATTCAAGATTTTTAAAGAGCTGAAAATCAATAGTACGTGtgaaatattgataaaataaattaaaagttgaCATCAAATTAACCATgttttacattaattttatggaaaaCTTGTATgcagagagagataaaaagtgAGTCGAAAATAAAGAGCAAAGTGCGCATGCCTGTTGCCTAAGAGCTTGTGAAGCCTGACAATGAGATCGACTTCGTCATTCGAAAATTGGCCTCTTTTGATATTAGGCTTCAAATAATTCAACCATCTTAACCTACAACTCTTCCTGCATCTGTTCAGCCCtgatatatatacattcaaacataaaacaaatttgcatttcacatatatatagatgtaGTACAGTACTATCTAATTACCTGCTCTAAGAGGAACAAGATGCCACTTCCCTTGGCCATAAGTCTCAATGCATTTCCTAAGGAGAATATCTTCCTCTGGGGTCCACATGCCTTTCCTCACTCCCTCCATTGATTCAATTATCCTCCTCTTCTCTTCAACCAATCTTATATAACTTGGAGCACGTGATGAGAGTGGTAAAGAATTTATGGAGCATCTACCGTATCTGCTCTTCCCGTTCGGTGTTTATGAGTTGCACATATCATCCCAGACCATTTCCGAATTTCTGTTAACTGCTGAAAACGACGTCGCACTCATCTTTCTTTGCTTCGTCCCCCCTTCAAACATTGAACTCTCCGTCACTGAATCCATTTATTGACAAACTACGCGAATCGGTAATGGCTTTGACGGTAAAAATTTGTACCAACGATTTTTGGCCATCAGTGAATTTTACCGACATCATCCATTCGTGTGGATCATACTTTTCCGCCagcaaaataataatgtttgaAGAACTTATAGATTGTCGAATAATTAAGCTAAGCTAATGAGgtaattataatttagaaGCTGATAATTTTAGCCAAACAAGTAACTATATTATAGATTTTGCATTGAAGCAACGAGTAATTAAGCACCATACATATATACCTATAGGGTTGCATTTTACTTACTTTCCCtgcatttttttacttatttccAGTGTAGTTTAGCTAGAGATGAGGCTGTTGTTGGTTTCATACAGTTGAAACAAATTCCAACACTCAACGGAAGTAGCCATTGCCGTTGTGCCCCTTGTCCAATTCTTCCTCCCGAACCTCGTTGCGCGATTGCTGTTCCTCTCTACTACATCTGGATAGCATTTCGATGTGCTTTCTTTTCATTCTGCTCTTCAACGACTCTTCCTTCTCATCGACAAAAGACAAGAATCTTCTTATTCGTACAGATGGTGAACTGGCTTGCGCGGAGGATTCTGACAATTTAGGAGAATGCCGCCGGAACTTGCTGCAAATCAAGCAGAAATAGATGAAGACGGCAGCTAAGCAGGTGATTCCACATATTAGGAAAAGCCCCCTGAAGCTCTTCAGGTGAAGTTGATCAGTGTTATCGGAGCTTTTCTGACTGCAAGTTCTTGTATTCAGCCACCTGTCGTGTATCTTTTGAAGTTCGCCACTCTCCGACAGAGATAAAATTGCAGTGGACATGTCCATAGCTAGAGGAGAGTCTCTTGGAAATGCCTACAAAAGGAAGCATGCACAAACCTTACACGATCTAATCAAATGGGAAAGAACGAGACAAGAAGATTTCCATCATATATGTTGCGCAAACTTATAACGAAAACAGTTGGTCATACATCCATGTTTGGAGAAGGATCAGACACCAATTACAAGATCAAGTATCCATAGCTAAATCTAAATGACAATTCGAGTTCCCAAGATGCTAAACCGTACAAAGAACACGTGTATACATACTAGAGCGTTTTCCCGAAAATGTATTCAACTAATGTTCACTTCAAAAACCTTCAAACTTAggaaaaatttcatttatgtcCTGCTTTACAGAATCTGGTGACAGTTATCAGTCAATTTGCCAGAATCTATATTATCCAATACATATTCTAAAATGCTCATTAAGCTCTATGAAGCTAGCAAGGTGTCTCATAAATCAaaacttttttccaaaatcGAGGGATTTTGAACTGAAAACTTAAGCTGGAGATCCAAACTATAATGAACCCTTATTTGTATGTGCAGAAGGATCAGAAGATTGCTTCTTTCGGAACTCCGGgcaatatttttagttagcaACAAGGAATTAAGTACTAGCTCTACAACTTAAATCAATGAAAACAGTTCTAAACCATTtccattctctttttttttcgaatttaccaaatgaattattttgaaaattttctctGCTAATTGTTAACAATCATGTATGCACGACTCAACCAATTGAACTAGAATGTTTTCTTATATTGACGACAGCTACAAGAATGCAGGCTTCCAAGTTGGCATCAGTTAGTGATATCTTTATGTGACATCAAGGTTAGAAATACTCACAAATCCCCAACCGCTTTTTGTGAACTCTTGTCCAACAGTTTGGAACATGCAGTAGTTTGAGAGGAACAAGTCTACGTATGGACGCTCATCCACGACTGCAGCAACTCTTCCTCTGGTAAGTGCATCTGCATATTCTTCCGGCGAACCGAGAGGGACAAGTCTAGATTTGGCAATGTTGAGCTCGTCGCTTAGATAACTTTCGGCAAAGGACCCCACTTGAAACCCGATATGGTCATTGCTTGTGGTCAAGGACTCAATCCCCCTAATGGTTGGGGCTAATTGTTGAACGGTGAGAATTGAGGTCAAGCTTGCAGTGTAGCTTGATGTAATTATCAAGACCACAAAAAGCCAGAGGATTAAAACCATACGACCAAGAGTACTTGTCGTATTTTCTCCTGAAAATGCAAACAGCCATCGAATGtcagagaaaaaaattatgctaCTGCCAAGATATTAGCCTAAACACTGTTGATACTTACTGTGTGCAAAAAACATAGTTGAAAAGCCAAACCTGCAAGGTGAAGATAGAAGAATACTGAGTGTTTAAACTACCAAATCTCATACAAGTAGAAACAgaacagaaaaataaataaacatagcTTAGAAGCACGTTCATCGAGGACTCGTGTAAGAAATAGATTGTCTCTCCTAGAGACGATGTTATATTGCTTATAATCTCACCATAAAATTGTGAGGAACTGTTTCTTTGGAGGACCACGAAATTCATCATTTATTCTGTGTTCGAGGATCCAAATCACCACTGCAACAATGAGGAAAAACGCCGCTGTAACAACCCACATCAAGGCACTGAAAGGGCGCATGAAAGCCCAAGGGCTGGAGTTCATTTTCCTGACTGGCGCCACAACAACCAGCCCCGACTCTATATAAGGCTGAGTGAAGTCCACTATCTTGGTACGGTTGGTAACGATTGCTATATCACCAACGACTGCATCAAAGGCCTGCACATAAGCAGTTGTAGAACACAAATTCAAGTTCATTTTCGAGGATACAAAACAGATATTATCAGTTACAGACTACGCTTACATTGGTTGTGATCAGCCTCACGAGCTCTGCATAATTAGGATTCTTGTGTCCATCCCCATATAAGACAAACTTATGAGGGACCGCATATGAAAGCAAGTTTATGGCAGCAAGGAATACATCTATGCAATATCCACCAATCTCATTGGTTTTTTCATCCTCCGAGACAAAAGCTTTGTAACTGACCCTGTTTGGAATTCCAATTTTTAACTGCCTCCCATTATGTGGGAAAACCCACCCTCGTGGCTTGTCCACAGTTTGCCCTGGCCACACCGTGCGGTCTAATTGCTGGCTAGAACTTGAACGATTACGTTCTTTGGTGTAAAGAACCTCTGGAGGCACAACCGAAAGGCCAGAATAGTTAGACCAGTAACCTATTTGCTTGTAACTCCCCCCAACAACATTAAGTATATCAAATGCAGGATGCATTATGGATTTATTATCTACATCAAAGGCAATCGGACCAGTTAAACCTGTCATATTGGTATGTAATATGTTATGAAGCAGTTGACTCCCTCCATCAAATGTGCTTAATGCTCCAAGGTTTAGGGTCCCTCCTCCCAAATGACTCAAGTTTGAGGCATTTGAGAAAGAGATGGTGCCACCATGATCCAGAAACAATTTTACCGCATTAGCAACCATCCAAACAGTATCATAAGCATATAAGCCATAAGGATTGAAGCCAATAGAACCATTGCTTAATCTTTTCCACCTAGACAAGAATTCACTTTTCCTCTTAGAATCTACAGTGTGGGGTCGGAGTGTGAGCGCTCCTTGAATGGATTTAGCGGCTTCTCCAGAAACAGGCCTCGAATCCAACACAGTGGACATCCAAGCAGTAGCAATCCAAACATATCCCTTTCCCATCATGCCAAGTTTATTGGCCAGATCAAAAACTCGAAGTCCAATTATAGAGTAGGCATGCACAACAATCACTCGGGACTCCATCACCGAAACCTCAACTAAAGCATCCCTGATCTCTCTGCGAGTTGCTAAGGCCTCGGGGGGAAGCACTGCTTTGTAAGAGATTTTGCAACGCCTCTCGGCAAGCTTATCCCCTAGAGCTATAATACTTCCACGGCTCTGCTCATCGTCTGTATAAATAGTTACCACCTCTCTGTAACCAAAGTAACTAATCATATCGGCTATGGCTGTCATTTGGAAAAGATCATTTGGTGCTGTTTGTATGAAGTAAGGGTATTGAAGCGATGAAAGGCTGGGGTCCAACGCTGTAAACGACAACATTGGCACATGGAGTTCGTTTGCAATATGTGATAGAATATGTGCCATCCCAGAGGTTTGTGGTCCAATAATTGCAACCTTATTAGTCTCCATGTACTCCAGTCCTGTGTTTAGATTCACATATAATCTTATCTCCGTTATACACTTCCAAAAATTCTTGTCGCAAGAACATAAGAGTAACATTAATTAACTCATAAACACGCTTTCAACCACATATTCATAGAAACTCAAACACACATACTCAGACCAACACAAGCGCATCAATATATGTGGATTGAACATAAGAGAAACATTAATTAACTCATATTCAGCAAGAAGAATAAGGAAAACACGCTTTCATGCACAAATAGTTCATAGAGATTCAGATAAACATACTCACACAAACACACCCTTATCCATACATGTACCTCCAATAATACCAAGGAAGCCACTGAAATTTGAATCGTGATATGAAAGAACAAGTTTTCTTCCTCCAAGAATGGTAGGGTCTGAATTGACATCTTCAACAGCAGCCTCCATTCCAATCTTTGACACGCCTCCATTTATAGTATTGAACGAGAAAATGGCACCTATATTCACATCATCCGGATTCGATTCCTCCTCTGAAAACCCCCCAACACAAAGCAGAGCCAAAAGCACAACCCACAAATTCATCTTCAGTGGTATAAAACCAAATAACTACCAAGCCTAAAACGGAGTCACCATAACAAACCACAAAAACAAGTGccaaaattcaagaattttgtttgaaaaagCATGTTAGGCCCATTCCACCCAACACAAAGAACTAACTTTTGAGATGGAAATGAAGGAATAATTGACACCGTTTATAGCTATTAAGAATCCTCAAACTGGGGCCATGGCATAGCTAAAATTAGATTCCTGAGAAGTCAGAAACAGTCCACaaaatcacttttttatataaaaagaagGGGCAAGGCTCTACACGAAGAAAAGCATAAACAGAAGCAGAGCGAAAAGGGCATGTGTTTCGACGGGAAAAGGAGAGAATTGGCACATGGTGATGCGGTGAAGAGTGGGATTTgagttaattttgttaaatttggAGATACTGATGGATTTTGGTGTGCTACTAAACTGAGACTTCAGCTTTTGGCCGCGGGTGCTGCGCGCACTCATCGCTGATGCATGCCCAACTCCCACCAAAAATTTCTCTGTCATGATTCCAGTCCCACTTCATTGCAAGGGGAATGATGAATCATCAACCATCCATTTTTTCAGCGAATgccggatttttttttctttccttcgTTCTTGCTTTTTGATTAAGAAGCacgttcttttttttttctagtgtAAATGTGATTTACGACCattatcttttaattaataaatacatctttatttcaaaattgtcACTTTTGATAAGAACGGTCATTGTAACATccttttctattaattttttacaaactcacaaaaattttatatagtaatattttaatagtgtttgcttttttttaaaattgttaatggtaaattatcaaaaatattgttcaaattttagtctgtctttaaaaattagtcatttaaataataataataatatcctGAGTGGATCCCTAGGAGAGGGAACCTCCAACTTATCAGTGTTGCCGATCAACGATAGACGAATAGTAGTATTAGGGGATTGATCTCTCTAATTTcgcaaaatttattattattaccggtaaaaaattatctttcaTCTGTGATTGTGAATAACtgattttttcaatcttttcgACCTTACAAATAAAGAGTCATTCTTCGTCAATTTTAGATTCATAAGGGTGCGTGGAAACatgtatttattattctaagttcaacaaaaaatgaaaatctaGCCCAACATGAAGGAACTCAACAACAACATTAAATATAGGGCAAACCTAAGAATTCATGTGTTGAATATGAAGATTCTTCACTTGAATGACCAGATGACCAGATTTTCCGTACAATGAGTGTGATTTTTGTGTCCAAAAACTGTATTAAAACTGGTAATTCACATTACatgtataaaaatacatttattcatgaaaattttaaatcctACCAAAATTCAGTCCAAATTGGTCTACTATGTCCTTCCTTTATGGAGCAAAAACAATATTTGATCACATATGAGAAGGTAGAAAACGCAGCACCAATAAGTAAAACGTTTTGGTAATTAAACTGCACTTTGACACACCATAATAACAAGTTGCATatgaaaatgacaacaccCTAGGAATCTAGTCATTAGTCATCacagaaaacaaaattgtaTTATTTCAATAACAAGTTGCATATGAAAATGACAAGAAGCTAAGAACCTAGGTTCGTAGTAATCACagaaaaaaattgcattttgCAACACTTAATCCATTTCCCAAGAATTCTGTTTTGGCTTCAACAAAAGCAAtagaatgaaaagaaatgtaAGATCAAATTAAACTGAAAAGAAATTCTTACTCTTAAGTGATTACAAGCATGAAAATCTCAAGTGGCCTTTGCAGAGCTTCATTTGGAACCCACGCAATATCATAATGTCTACAGATAACTGAGAACCTGGACACCGAGTCTCATCAGGGGCCGTCCAAAGGCATAACATGTGTTCGAACTGCATGACTCGATCGATTGCTTATCACCGCGAACATATTCTATGTAAGTGCATCATGCTTGCTCAATCACTGTTAATTCTTGTGCAAATTGGTAGAGGGACGAATAAAGATTTCAGTCTGTTTTCGTGCAGTGTGCATCTGTTCCGTGCTGTGTGCATTGCCGGTAACCCATTGTGCGAAGGAACTCCCGTATCTCATGTGCACTACTGTTGCTTGCTTGTAATAAACGCTCGTCTTCTTCATATATCAGGTATGGCGCTTCACTCTTCTTTCTCGATAGTAATTTTGAAGCGCCCTTTAGGACATGATACTCCCAACCCTGAACGTCTATTTTAAGCAAGAGAACATGCTCAGTGTCTCGGATTACATCATCGAGAGGAATGGACCTTAGTTGAAGTGCAATCTCTTCATTGGACTTGAAAGCCATCTTGGCACCAGCGGCTGAGACTGCACTGTTGTCAAGCCGGCCAACCAACTAATAATTTACATGTAGACAAGAAGGATGTGATTATCAGCAATCAAAGACCACCGAAAACTAGgactaggggtgggtaggtaaggtataccttaccgaaaccaccataccgtataccttaccgtaaatacggtatgtgaaaaagtcatacctttaccttaccaaagttttcggtataccgaactttggtataccttattttcggtatgataaatttttataccgataccgtacctcattttcggtatataccgtaccgaagttcggtataccttacttttgcggtatacctgactttcaacatcaattaaaatagaaaattagagtttttaaaatattatttataatttataattttaaaaataaattaaatataatttattcataattatatttatatttcacaatagattttataatttaaaaatataattgtgtttatatttttgtggtatataccttaatttacggtatataccgaatttcggtatgtagcggtataccgcggtatttgaaaattcataccgttaccttaccggaatttttcggtaaggtatcataccataccgaaagtcacggtataccgaaaattcggtatttttgatatttttttggtacgataaggccggtatttcggtatttcggtatttttccccagccctaacTAGGACTGACACATGAGTGAAGAAAACtttatttatacaattttcAGACTTAAACATGGATAGGACAACACTCGGTAAGAAAATTATGTCTTCTATATTCAAAAGAAACAGCTAATCAGGGAAAACAACGCAATTGAAACAGATAGACAGAGGCGCCTCAATACCAAATACTATGATACATCACTCACGAAAACAACTTGCTAAGGAAAAATGATCAGTGTTGTAAGAAATCCCACCTAGCTCAAATATAGCCCCCTCTAAGCCACAAGATGAGCTCCTGATCCTGCTTTTCTCCCAAGCACCTAACCCTGGTTTGGCGCCTGACAACGCCATGGTGCGCTACTAGCTATCTAGTTTCTAATGTCTTTGAAAAAGATGATCGTACAACTATTTAATACTACAAGAGAGTGCTAGTCATAACTGGTGCCCTGAGCCCAACCAATCAGGATTATTGGTCACCACCAAACACAAGGATATGTTGCCCTTAATAACAAATCCATAAGAAACTAAGGTTCATATTAGAGACCACCATTGACAGAGACCCTAACTAAACCCATTGTCTCTCACTTTCTTGCATCCATCTCCACCACACTATATTCTGAACATGCTATGCCAGGAAAAGGATTCACTTTGCTACCACGTCATCTATCTCTTAACATCCAGTCATAGAAGCCATATCTAATTTATCAAACACAGAGTACAACACAATGTAGAGCATCAACAGTGAACACCATAACGGAGGATTGAGCATACATAAAAATCTAACGTGAGACAAGCTTAACATAGATATTCTACAGTTCTCCATAAGAAGTTACCGGTTCAACCTCGTAATTAGTAATTACTCACATAGCAAATCCCTAGATAATTCAGAAACCTACCAAATCTCACAACTTCAGCATATTTAATACACACATGAATAGCGTTAATTACCAATCTAATCCATTCTTAATCCTAAACAAGCTAGCTCTAAATCCAAAGCCTATTGTTACAAAAGCAATCAAACACATTTGAcaattagaagaagaaaaaaacgtAGAATACCTTGTGGAACGTGATGTTGCCGGAGTGATCAGAAGCAGCGGCTTCAAACAGCTCAACCAAATCCCCAACTCGATTGAAATAAATCCCCTCACAAAGCCTCTGCAAATTCTCAAAAACAGGCTCGAACGCCACCACTTTAAACCCCATCACCGCAGCGGCGAAGCTGGCCATCCCCACATTAGCCCCAACGTCGACGAAAATCCCCTGCCGATTGCGCGCCTTCATCTCGCCGAGAAGCTCCTGCACGGTGGCCGATATGTCGGGGCGGCGGAAGGGCTTCCCCTTGAGGATGCGGACGATGTTCTTGTGGGGCTTGTCGGGCAAGGTTCCGAAGTCGGAGAGCGAGTAGAGGAAGGGGAATTTGAGCCCCTCGACGGTGTTGGCCACCACGGGGTGGGCCTGCGGGGCGGCGAGGCAGTCGAAGGGCTTGATGGCTCGATCTGAGAGGGAGTGGTTGGGGGATTTGGGGCTGGGGTTTCGAGTGGGGGTTTGGGAGGAGAGGTAGAGGAATGTGAGGAGGACGAGGGAGGTGGAGATGAAGAGGAGGAGGTTTTTGGGGGTTAGGATTTTGGTGGATTGGGTTCGTCTCCACGCATTCGCCATGAATTGGATCTTGCGCAATCAAACTGGAATCTAATCAATTCGATAGCAGTATCCTCCTAATCTAATCTCAATCCGGTAAAAACAGAATCGGATCATGAACTTCACTCAATTAATTGCGGGGAAAACTCAAGTCATTGAAATGTAGTCGATCTCAGGAGATGCCGGAGTCTACAGTGATTTCCTGCTCGTGATTCAAATCAAGCTTCGAAATGGATTATTATGCCTtgtttggtaggggtgataattcatctaggaacaaattttatgaacaaacatttttgttcataaacaaacatttttgttcataaaatttcattccCTTACATAGTTATCAACTCTATCAAACATGACTTAGTATTTTTGGACTTccatataactaatttaatatgtATGTCTATCTTTCAGTTTGATctaataaagattaaagtttggcctaaagtgtatttattttgttatgtaaataagtgtagataccatatgagatattctatttaatgagggaccgaatagaaaataaagaaatttatatttaatataaatataagttagAGTTATGGTCCACATACGTCAGAAGAACATTCGATGtctctgtattctctcggCAAACTATTGCGAAGAATGTCTCTGATCGTTTAgaagatccatagccgctgCAAAGCAATTCCACCGTTCAATTCTAGATGGATCAAGGTACGCTTTCGCTTTACAGTTTATGCTCCTTCTCCATCGTTctcggttaatcatcatagagagttttatataattgttcACTCAATTATTCCAACAATTTGCAGCATTGGATAGGCTCGCGCTCATGCGCAATCATGATACTCCGTTAGATGTGATGGTCTTGTTGGTATAGCACAATGACACATATTTAGGTATACCAAAAGTGTATGAAGCTAGTGTAGTAAATAGCTATGGACAAAggggtttttattttgtagagATCAGATCACTcgggattcactaattaccgagatttcttttattgattgatcTTTGAGATGGCTAATTTCAGAAGTTACAAATCAAGTACAAAGCAATCACTGACAAGATTACAAGATTACAAATACTCTAAGTATAGAGGTTATAAATCAGAAACCCTAGCTACCGGTCAAGCCTTCCACCAGGCTAGACCCTCAAGCTTGATCTGATTAAGCTCCTGCACACTAAGTAGAAGTATTAGTAATAGAAACAAGATCCCTAAGGATCTAAACAACAAACAGAAGACTAAGCAACCA
The genomic region above belongs to Salvia hispanica cultivar TCC Black 2014 chromosome 3, UniMelb_Shisp_WGS_1.0, whole genome shotgun sequence and contains:
- the LOC125213542 gene encoding transcription factor MYB114-like; the protein is MEGVRKGMWTPEEDILLRKCIETYGQGKWHLVPLRAGLNRCRKSCRLRWLNYLKPNIKRGQFSNDEVDLIVRLHKLLGNRWSLIAGRLPGRTANDIKNFWNSHIEKRAAAEAGRARAQKSITRSNILRPRPRTFSSPRPEPGLVTADTSQSHDADECTRWWSNLLEIATDNGDGETGLIHDACNKQQDEGDDVKEDFADFSIDVDIWKLLNFGDDA
- the LOC125208872 gene encoding uncharacterized protein LOC125208872, which produces MANAWRRTQSTKILTPKNLLLFISTSLVLLTFLYLSSQTPTRNPSPKSPNHSLSDRAIKPFDCLAAPQAHPVVANTVEGLKFPFLYSLSDFGTLPDKPHKNIVRILKGKPFRRPDISATVQELLGEMKARNRQGIFVDVGANVGMASFAAAVMGFKVVAFEPVFENLQRLCEGIYFNRVGDLVELFEAAASDHSGNITFHKLVGRLDNSAVSAAGAKMAFKSNEEIALQLRSIPLDDVIRDTEHVLLLKIDVQGWEYHVLKGASKLLSRKKSEAPYLIYEEDERLLQASNSSAHEIREFLRTMGYRQCTQHGTDAHCTKTD
- the LOC125213541 gene encoding glutamate receptor 3.2, whose product is MNLWVVLLALLCVGGFSEEESNPDDVNIGAIFSFNTINGGVSKIGMEAAVEDVNSDPTILGGRKLVLSYHDSNFSGFLGIIGGLEYMETNKVAIIGPQTSGMAHILSHIANELHVPMLSFTALDPSLSSLQYPYFIQTAPNDLFQMTAIADMISYFGYREVVTIYTDDEQSRGSIIALGDKLAERRCKISYKAVLPPEALATRREIRDALVEVSVMESRVIVVHAYSIIGLRVFDLANKLGMMGKGYVWIATAWMSTVLDSRPVSGEAAKSIQGALTLRPHTVDSKRKSEFLSRWKRLSNGSIGFNPYGLYAYDTVWMVANAVKLFLDHGGTISFSNASNLSHLGGGTLNLGALSTFDGGSQLLHNILHTNMTGLTGPIAFDVDNKSIMHPAFDILNVVGGSYKQIGYWSNYSGLSVVPPEVLYTKERNRSSSSQQLDRTVWPGQTVDKPRGWVFPHNGRQLKIGIPNRVSYKAFVSEDEKTNEIGGYCIDVFLAAINLLSYAVPHKFVLYGDGHKNPNYAELVRLITTNAFDAVVGDIAIVTNRTKIVDFTQPYIESGLVVVAPVRKMNSSPWAFMRPFSALMWVVTAAFFLIVAVVIWILEHRINDEFRGPPKKQFLTILWFGFSTMFFAHRENTTSTLGRMVLILWLFVVLIITSSYTASLTSILTVQQLAPTIRGIESLTTSNDHIGFQVGSFAESYLSDELNIAKSRLVPLGSPEEYADALTRGRVAAVVDERPYVDLFLSNYCMFQTVGQEFTKSGWGFAFPRDSPLAMDMSTAILSLSESGELQKIHDRWLNTRTCSQKSSDNTDQLHLKSFRGLFLICGITCLAAVFIYFCLICSKFRRHSPKLSESSAQASSPSVRIRRFLSFVDEKEESLKSRMKRKHIEMLSRCSREEQQSRNEVREEELDKGHNGNGYFR